The Candidatus Acidiferrales bacterium genome has a window encoding:
- a CDS encoding zf-HC2 domain-containing protein: protein MSCAGFRKNLAGYLDEALTAEQNRALGQHLETCVGCQAELKYYRRLRQVLLNLPRLAPPPDLALAIRVLASRQRAMWWARCGLAFENVLRPLAVPTATGVLTTLIFFGVLMGSFFGGMPRGAVVGDVPLSLATPPQLVSAAPSEFNTIDDTVVIEVQVDARGHAGDYRVLSGPASPRLGRQLDQLLIFSRFHPATAFGVPTAGRLILSFRRVNVRG from the coding sequence ATGAGTTGCGCCGGGTTCAGAAAGAATCTCGCGGGCTACCTCGATGAGGCCCTCACCGCGGAACAGAATCGCGCTCTCGGCCAGCATCTGGAGACTTGTGTGGGCTGCCAAGCGGAATTGAAATACTACCGGCGTTTGCGGCAGGTGCTCTTGAATTTGCCTCGCCTTGCCCCGCCACCCGATTTGGCGCTGGCCATTCGCGTGCTTGCTTCCCGGCAGAGGGCGATGTGGTGGGCGCGGTGCGGGCTTGCCTTTGAAAACGTTCTGCGGCCGCTGGCGGTGCCGACCGCCACCGGGGTTCTGACCACCCTGATCTTCTTTGGGGTTTTGATGGGATCGTTTTTCGGTGGTATGCCGCGCGGCGCGGTGGTGGGCGACGTGCCCCTCAGCTTGGCCACTCCGCCGCAACTGGTCAGCGCGGCGCCCTCTGAGTTCAACACGATTGACGACACGGTCGTGATCGAAGTTCAGGTGGATGCCCGCGGCCACGCTGGCGACTATCGGGTGCTTTCTGGTCCGGCGTCGCCAAGGCTCGGGCGGCAACTCGACCAGTTGCTCATTTTCAGCCGCTTCCATCCGGCGACCGCCTTTGGCGTGCCGACCGCGGGCCGCCTGATCCTCAGCTTCCGTCGCGTGAACGTGCGTGGCTAG